DNA sequence from the Planctomycetota bacterium genome:
TCGTCGACGTCCTCGACCGGACGCGGACGGCGATGGGGGGCCGGCTCCTCGGCGAGTGGATCACCGCCCCGCTCGTCGACCGCGCTGCAATCGACGAGCGTCTCGACGCCGTCGCCGCGCTCGTCGCCGCGCCCGCGACGGCCGCCGCGCTCGCCGACGCCATCGCCGAGGTCGGCGATCTCGAGCGCCTCGTGGGGCGGGCCGTCGCGGGGCGCGCCGGCCCGCGCGACGTCGAGCGGATCGGACGCGCGGCGACGGCGCTGCCGGCGATCCGCACGGCGCTCGCCGCCGCCAGCGGACTGCTCGCCGAGCTGCGCGACGGGCTCGATCCCTGCGCGGACGTCGCCGAGCGGGTCGGGGCCACGTTCCGCGACGGCTGCCCGGTGTCGGAACGCGACGGCGGCTTCATCCGCCCCGGCCGCGATCCGCGCCTCGACGAATTGACGGAGCTCGCCAGCGGCGGCAAGGCCTGGATCGCCGCCTACCAGGCGGAGCAGATCGCACGGACCGGGATCGCGTCGCTGAAAGTCGGCTTCAACCGCGTGTTCGGCTTCTTCCTCGAGGTCGGTCGGGCCCACGCCGGCAAGGTACCCGCCGACTACGTCCGCAAGCAGACGGTGAAGAACGCCGAGCGCTACACGACCCCCGAGCTCGACCAGCGCCAGCGCCAGGTGCTCTCGGCCGAAGACGACGCGCTGCGCCGCGAGCTGGAGCTGCTCGCCGAGTCGCGCGCGTTCGTCGCCGGCTGCCGCGAGCGCCTCGACCGGGCGGCGGCGATCGCGGCGATCCTCGACTGCCTCGGTAGCCTCGCTGCCGTGGCGCGCTCCGCCGGCTGGGTCCGCCCCGAGATCGGCGACGACGGGCGCCTCGAGATCGTGGCCGGGCGACATCCGGTGCTCGAACGGCTCCTGCCGGCCGGGGCGCTGGTCGCCAACGACCTCTCGCTGTGGGGCGGCCCGGGCCGCGACCCGGCGACGGCGCCGAGCCTGGCGCTGGTTACCGGTCCCAACATGGGGGGCAAGAGCACGTTCATCCGCCAGGCGGCGATCCTCGTCGTCCTCGCCCAGGCGGGGAGCTTCGTCCCCGCCGACCGCGCCCGGGTCGGGATCGTCGACCGGCTGTTCGCCCGGATCGGGGCCGGCGACGACCTCGCCCGCGGTGCCAGCACGTTCCTGGTGGAGATGGCACAGACCGCGCGGATCCTCAACCGCGCGACTGCGGCGAGCCTCGTGATCCTCGACGAGGTCGGGCGCGGGACAAGCACGTTTGACGGCCTCGCCGTCGCCCAGGCGGTCGTCGAGGATCTCCACGACCGGGTCGGCTGCCGGACGCTGTTCGCCACCCACTACCTCCAGCTGGCGGCGCTCGAGCGTCTCCCGGGCGTGGCGAACCTCCAGGTACTCGTCGAGCAGCACGAGGGCGGGCTCGTGTTCCTCCACCGCGTGGCGCGCGGCGCGGCCGACCGCAGCTGGGGGGTCCACGTGGCGCGCCTCGCGGGAGTGCCCGAGCCGGTCATCGACCGGGCCTGCGACCTGCTGGCGGCGTTCGAAGGGGGCGCGACCGACGGCGCGGCCACGGCTGCCGCCCCCCTCGATGCCCCGCCGCGCGATTCCGCGCGCGGCAAGCGACGTTCCGCCCCCGACCCGGCCGCGGCACAGCGGACGCTGTTCGACTGACGGCCAGGCCGGTCAGCCGCACTGGATCATCTTCTCACGCGGCGTGCCCGGGGAACCGAGGGTGACCACCGGCCGGGTGGCCGTCGCCCCCACCGGCTCCTCCGCCGCGAGCGTGACCGCGACGCTCTTGTAGGCCGGCGTCCGCGACAGCGGGTCGGCCGCCGTCGGCACCAGGACGTTGCTCTCGGGGTAGTACATCGCCACGCAGCCGGGGCGGATCTGGTCGAACACCGACAC
Encoded proteins:
- the mutS gene encoding DNA mismatch repair protein MutS; the protein is MSSPMMQQFAAAKARCPGALVLFRMGDFYELFGDDAREAAALLDLTLTSRDKGPDALPMAGFPFHQLDTQLARLVAAGRRVAICEQIDDPKTTKGLLRREVTRIVTPGIAADESLLAADRRNHLLALVPAGSGTPAGLAWIDVAAGRFEAATLPGDDVADLVLRLAPSECLCGEGDRAAAAEAARGGGFDRALTTRPDWWFGAAEVMRALDGCLGCRLEGLGFDLPADLPGIRAAGAIVAYLRENDPAAVARINSLSPWRPGHRLEIDEASRRSLELLRSSTTGLRAGSLVDVLDRTRTAMGGRLLGEWITAPLVDRAAIDERLDAVAALVAAPATAAALADAIAEVGDLERLVGRAVAGRAGPRDVERIGRAATALPAIRTALAAASGLLAELRDGLDPCADVAERVGATFRDGCPVSERDGGFIRPGRDPRLDELTELASGGKAWIAAYQAEQIARTGIASLKVGFNRVFGFFLEVGRAHAGKVPADYVRKQTVKNAERYTTPELDQRQRQVLSAEDDALRRELELLAESRAFVAGCRERLDRAAAIAAILDCLGSLAAVARSAGWVRPEIGDDGRLEIVAGRHPVLERLLPAGALVANDLSLWGGPGRDPATAPSLALVTGPNMGGKSTFIRQAAILVVLAQAGSFVPADRARVGIVDRLFARIGAGDDLARGASTFLVEMAQTARILNRATAASLVILDEVGRGTSTFDGLAVAQAVVEDLHDRVGCRTLFATHYLQLAALERLPGVANLQVLVEQHEGGLVFLHRVARGAADRSWGVHVARLAGVPEPVIDRACDLLAAFEGGATDGAATAAAPLDAPPRDSARGKRRSAPDPAAAQRTLFD